Within Xanthomonas theicola, the genomic segment AAGGCGTACGAGAGATCCTGGGCAAGCAAGTCACGGTGCAGATCGCCGAACGCAGCGAACTGCACACCTTCAAGGTCATGCCCAAGCGCTGGATCGTCGAACGCAGCTTTGCGTGGCTGGAAAAGAACCGAAGGCTATGGAAGAACTGCGAGCGCAAGCTCAACACCAGCTTGCAGTTCATCCACCTGGCATGCCTGACACTACTACTCAAAAGATCGTGAACAGGTTCTTAGGCACGGCGACTCAGCGGCCTGCCGCACTCCGCTCTCACCTCAACGATAGACCCATATAAGACACAAGCGACGTCAGTCGCGACTGACGTCGCTCCCCCCCCCCACGTCGCTAACTGCAAATCCCCAAGCCGACATTCTCCAGCAATAGCAGCCACGCCTGCCTGCACGCCACAGCCACGACCGCCGCGCGATCATCGGCGCATGGACACTGCTTTGCACAAGGTCTTCGGCGACTGGGACGGCAGCATCGTGCAGGCGCGCGCGCTGCAGGCCACGCTGGCGCGACAGGTGCGGCTGCAGGATGAGCTGGCCGACCTGCCGCGCTGGCTGGCCGGGTTCGACGTCGGTTTCGAGGACGAAGGCCGCATCACCCGCGCCGCAGCGGTGCTGATCGACACCGAAACCCTGCTGCCGCAGCAGGCCGAAATCGCCCGGGTGCCGACCTCGATGGCCTACGTGCCGGGCCTGCTGAGCTTTCGCGAACTGCCAGCGCTGCTGGCCGCGCTGGCGCTGCTGCGGCAGCGTCCGGACCTGGTGTTCGTCGACGGCCAGGGCATCGCGCATCCGCGCCGGTTCGGCATCGCCGCGCATTTCGGCGTGGTCAGCGGCCTGCCCGGCATCGGCGTGGCGAAGAAGCTGCTGGCCGGGCGCTACGACGAACCCGGGCCGCAGGCCGGCGACCGCAGCCCCATCGTGCACCGCGGTGAGACCGTCGGCTGGGCGCTGCGCAGCAAGCCGCGCTGCAATCCGCTGATCGTCTCGCCCGGGCACCGCGTCGCGGTGGACAGTGCGCTGGACTGGACCCTGCGCTACCTGCGCGGTTACCGGCTGCCGGAGCCGACCCGCCTGGCCGACCGGCTGGCCTCGCGCCGCGGCGAGGTCGCGGTGCAGGCCGCCGGCGCCGGGCAGCTGTTCTGAATGTGGCGGCCGTCTATCGAGACGGCGGACGCTACCGGCGGCCCGCATCGCGTGCGACGACAGCGCAACGCATCGACCATGAGCATGGCGACGCGGCGGGCCGCCGGCCGCGCGGCAATCGCGCATGGCCGGAGGCAGGCGTCAGCGGCGGCTACTGGTTGCCGATGGAGATATGGCCATCGGCGGCGATCTTGATATACATGCCGTGTTGGCTTGGGCGCGCAAAGAACTGGCGGTTGACGCTGGCCAGGCTGGTTCCGTCGGCACAGTTGGCCGAGGCCGTGCCGGTCACGGTGTAATGCTTGTTGGCGTGCAGCGTCGGGCCTGCAACGACACTGCCGTTGCCAACCGGATAGCATTCGTTGGCCTTTCCTCCCAACACCTTCAACGCCTTGGCGCTCGACAGGGTATTGACGATCACGGTGGTGACATTCGTGTCGGCGGGTTGCACCTGTGCCTGCAGCGCGCCAAACGGCGCCAGCGACGCTAGCGCCGCCACGATCGGCAGCACGGTCTTGACGGTGTTGCTGGATTTCGACGAACGGATCATCAGGATGTTCTCGCTTCTTGGGGGGACGGATGCAGCAAGCGCGCTGCAACGCTGCGGCCGGGCTGGTCCCGGCGGCAGCGCTCGATTATTCCCGTTCGCCGCCGATAATTTCACCAAAAGTTACAAATTTGCAGACAAGAAACGTGCGCCCTCCTGCACAATGCGATTTCGCCTGTCCGGCATGCCGGCCACGCATGCCGTTTGCGGCGCGGCGCCATCGCAGCCTTGTGCGGCATCGCTCCACGCGATGCAGGAAACGCCAGGGCCCGGGACAGTCCGTGTTGCCGCCACGCTCCCACCACGGCCACCGCGCATGCGAAGCTCGTGCCCCTTGTTCCCAGCTCCGCGAGGCCGCGCATGCCCACCCTGATCGTTCCCCGCGTCCACGACATCGGCGGCTTCGAAGTGCGCCGCGCGGTGCCCAGCGTGCAGGCGCGCAGCGTCGGCCCGTTCGTGTTCGTCGACCACATGGGTCCGGCGGTCTTCGAACCCGGCCGCGGCATGGACGTGCGCCCGCACCCGCACATCGGCCTGGCCACGGTGACCTTCCTGTGGTCGGGCGAGATCGGCCACCGCGATACGCTGGGTTCGGACCAGGTGATCCATGCCGGCGACGTCAACTGGATGACCGCCGGGCGCGGCATCGCCCACTCCGAGCGCACGCCGGCGCCGCAGCGCAGCCGGTCGCATCCGCTGCACGGCATGCAGACCTGGGTTGCGCTGCCGAAATCGGCCGAAGAGACCGTGCCGGCGTTCTACAATCACGCCGTCGCCAGCCTGCCGCAGCAACGCCGCGATGGCGTATGGCTGCGGGTGATCGCCGGCCGCGCCTACGGCGAGGAGTCGCCGGTGCGGGTATTCGCCGACACGCTGAACGTGGCGCTGGACCTGGACGCGGACGCGGAGCTCGACCTGGACAGCGGCCATGCGCAGCGCTCGCTGTATGTGCTGGAAGGCCAGGCGCAGCTGGACGGCGTGGACATCCCCGCGCGCCACTTGGTGCTTCCCGAGCGCGGCGCGCGCGGCCGGCTGCGCGCCAAGACCCCGCTGAAGACGATGCTGATGGGCGGCGAGCCGCTGGACGGGCCGCGCCACCTGTGGTGGAACTTCGTCGCCAGCTCCCCCGAGCGCATCGAGCAGGCCAAGCAGGACTGGCGCGCGGGCCGCTTCGGCCTGATTCCGGGCGACGACCAGGAATTCATCCCGCTGCCCGAGCCGGGCCGTTAGGTCTGCCGGCGCAGCGCGGCGGCCCGGCCGGTCCCGGCGCCGGCGCCGGCGCCGGCCCTGCGGCGCGCGCCTGCGCACCGATGCCGCCGCGCGCGGACCTGGATGCCCATTCCAATTGTCAAGCGCCGCCGCCTGGGCTATGGTTGGGGCTGCGGCGGGGGCGACTGCAGCCGCACGGGACGCGCATTGCGCAAAAGCATGCACTGCACGGGGGCCGCAACGGACTCGGGTGCCGTGCCGTTCGACCTGCGCCAGCGCACGCTGAGGATCGATGCCGCCGCTTTGCGGCGAACGCATGGGGACATCGCGAATGAGGGTTGCAAGCTGGCTCACCGGCCTATTGGGACTGCCTGCCGTGCTGACTGCCGCCAGCGCCATGGCGCAGCACTGCCCGCCGCTGCCGCCACGGGCGAAACTGCAGTGGAACGAGCGCAGCGACACCGGCTTCATCGTGTGCCGGGCGACCGCGGCCGACGGCCGCCAGGTGCTGGGCATGATGCTGACCTCGCGCGACCCGAACATCCCGCTGGCGCGCAACCTGCGCGAGGAAAAGACCAGCATCGCCGGCGAGAGCGCGCACTGGTACCGGCCCGACCTGGGCGGCGCCGACCTGCCGGGCCTGGCTTCGCGCCGGGTCGCCGTGGTCGAGTTGGGCAAGGACCGTTACGCGCAGATCTGGATCGACGCCAGCGATGCGCAGGAACTGCAATCGCTGCAGGCGCTGGTGCAGGGACTGGACGTGCGTCCGACCAGCCTGGCGCTGGACCGCTGAGCGCCGCTGTCCGCCGCGGCGGCGCATGGCGGCGAAGGCGGCATGCAGCGGGCCGACCGCGGCCGGTGTTGTGCACACCGAACCGCTGCGACGACGTTGCAGGAGCGGCTCTGGGTGGCCTCGGGCCACCAGAGCCGTTCCTGCAGGCATCGCGTTCAGGAATCGCGTTGCCTGCACTGCCAAGGAACACTAGAAGCGCCCTTCCCGGAAATCGACGAAGGCCTGCATGAGTTCCTGGCGCGTGTTCATCACGAACGGCCCGTGGCGCGCCACCGGCTCGCGCAGCGGCCGGCCGGCGACCACGATCAACCGTGCGCCGGCGGCCCCGGCCTGCAGTTGCAGCAGGTCGCCACCGCCGAGCACGGCCAGCGTCTGCGCCGGCAGCGCGCGCGCGGACTCGCCCTCGCCGAGCGTCGCCGCGCCCTCGTACGCATAGGCGAAGGCGTTGTGCCCGGCCGGCAGCACGTAGTCCCAACGCACGCCGGCGGCCAGGGCGATGTCCAGGTACAGCGGATCGGTGGCCGGCTGCGCGATCGGCCCGGCCACGTCGCCGACCTGGCCGGCGATCACCTTGACCGCCACCCCCGGCGCCGGCTGCGTCAGCGGGATGCGCTCGGGGGCGAACTCCTGGTAGCGCGGCGCGCCCATCTTGTCGCGCGCCGGCAGGTTCACCCACAGCTGGAAACCGCGCATGCGCCCGGACTCCTGCTCCGGCATCTCCGAATGCACTAGACCGCGGCCTGCGGTCATCCACTGCACGCTGCCCGGCGTGAGCAGGCCTTCGTTGCCGTGGTTGTCCTGGTGCCGCATGCGCCCGTCGAGCATGTAGGTAACCGTCTCGAAGCCGCGATGCGGATGGCTGGGGAAGCCGCCGATGTAGTCCTCGGCGCGGTCGGTGCCGAATTCGTCGAGCAGCAGGAACGGGTCCAACTCGGGCAGTTCGGCGCCGCCGATGACGCGGGTCAGCTTGACCCCGTCGCCATCGGCGGTGGCGTGGCCACGGATCGCGCGCAAAATGCGCGCCGGTACGGCGGTCGTGGTGTCGGTCATGGCAGCAATCTCCTGGTGAAGCCCCCGATATGGGCGTGGCCGCGGCGGCGGCCAACCGCGATCGGCGCAACCCATCGTTCCATCGCCTGCGCGCCGCGGCGGCGGCATGCCGCGCCTCCGGCGCATCCGCCCTACGACCAAAGTACTAGCGCGGCGGCGCGCGCCGGGATTGACCCCTCAGGCCATCGCGGCGACCCTTGCTGGAATCCTGTGGGGAGCGATCGCATGAAAGGGTTTTCCAAACTGGCCTGGGCCGCGCTCGCGGTGCTGGCGGCGTTCTGCCTGGGCACCATCGCCCTGCGCCGCGGCGAACACATCAACGCGCTGTGGATCGTGGTCGCCGCGGTCTCGATCTACCTGATCGCCTACCGCTTCTACAGCCTGTTCATCGCCACCAGGGTGATGCAACTGGACCCCACGCGGGCCACCCCGGCGGTCGTCAACCACGACGGCCTGGACTACGTGCCGACCAACAAGCACGTGCTGTTCGGCCACCACTTCGCCGCCATCGCCGGCGCCGGCCCCCTGGTCGGCCCGGTGCTCGCCGCGCAGATGGGCTACCTGCCCGGCCTGCTGTGGCTGGTGGTCGGCGTGGTGTTCGCCGGCGCGGTGCAGGACTTCGTGGTGCTGTTCCTGTCCAGCCGCCGCAACGGCCGTTCGCTCGGCGACCTGGTGCGCGAGGAGATGGGCCAGGTGCCCGGCACCATCGCCCTGTTCGGCGCGTTCATGATCATGATCATCATCCTGGCGGTGCTGGCGATGGTGGTGGTCAAGGCGCTGGCGGAGAGTCCATGGGGCATGTTCACGGTGATCGCGACAATGCCGATCGCGATCCTGATGGGCGTGTACATGCGCTATATCCGCCCCGGCAGGATCGGCGAGATCTCCATCGTCGGGCTGATCCTGCTGCTGGCCGCGATCTGGTTCGGCGGCAAGGTCGCCGCCGATCCGACCTGGGGTCCGGCCTTCACCTTCACCGACGTGCAGATCACCTGGATGCTGATCGGCTACGGTTTCGTCGCTTCGGTGCTGCCGGTGTGGCTGCTGCTGGCGCCGCGCGACTACCTGTCCACCTTCCTCAAGATCGGCACCATCATCGCCCTGGCCATCGGCATCCTGGTGGTCATGCCCGACCTGAAGATGCCGGCGCTGACCCAGTACGCGCACAACGGCATGGGCCCGGTGTGGACCGGCGGCATCTTCCCGTTCCTGTTCATCACCATCGCCTGCGGCGCGGTGTCCGGCTTCCATGCGCTGATCTCCTCCGGCACCACCCCCAAGCTGCTCGCCAACGAAGGCCACATGCGCTACATCGGCTACGGCGGCATGCTGATGGAGTCGTTCGTCGCGGTGATGGCGCTGGTCGCCGCCTCGATCATCGAGCCGGGCGTGTATTTCGCGATGAACGCGCCGGCCTCGATGGTCGGCAGCGACGTGGTCGCGGTCGCGGCCAAGGTCAGCGAATGGGGCTTCGCGATCACCCCCGATGTGCTCGAAGCCACCGCCCGCGACATCGGCGAGACCACCATCCTGGCCCGCGCCGGCGGCGCCCCGACCCTGGCGGTGGGCATCGCGCAGATCCTGCACCAGCTGTTGCCGGGCGAGGACATGATGGCGTTCTGGTACCATTTCGCGATCCTGTTCGAGGCGCTGTTCATCCTCACCGCGGTCGACGCCGGCACCCGCGCCGGGCGCTTCATGCTGCAGGACCTGCTCGGCAATTTCGTGCCGGCGCTGAAGCGGACCGAGTCGTGGGCCGCCAACATCGTCGCCACCGGCGGCTGCGTGGCGCTGTGGGGCTACCTGCTCTACACCGGGGTCAAGGATCCGTACGGCGGCATCCGCACGCTGTGGCCGCTGTTCGGCATCTCCAACCAGATGCTCGCCGGCATCGCGCTGATGCTGGGCACGGTGGTGCTGTTCAAGATGAAGCGCGACCGCTACGCCTGGGTCACCATCGTGCCGGCGCTGTGGCTGCTGATCTGCACCACCTACGCCGGGCTGATCAAGATCTTCGACCCGAATCCGGCGCAGGGCTTCCTGGCGCAGGCGCACAAGTTCCAGGACGCGATCGCCAGCGGCACCATCACCGCGCCGGCCAAGACGCTGCCGCAGATGCAGCAGATCGTCACCAACGCCTACGTCAACACCGGGCTGACCGCGCTGTTCCTGTTCGTGGTGTTCTCGATCCTGATCTACGCGGTCAAGACCATCCTCGCCGCGCGCCGCAACCCGCAGCGCAGCGACAAGGAGACCGCGTACGTGGCGCTGCAGCCGCACCAGATGGCGGACGTGTGATGAGCAACGACCTGGTTCCGGTCGGGCACTATCAGGCGCACCGCCGGCTGTGGCGGCGCCTGGTGCAGACCGCGCGGCTGTGCTGCGGCATCCCCGACTACGACAACTATGTGCGGCATGTGCTGGAGAAGCACCCGGAGCGGCAGCCGATGGACTACAAGAGCTTCTTCCGCGAGCGCCAGGAGGCGCGTTATGGCGGCAAGAGCGGGTTTCGCTGCTGTTGAAAGTTCGGGACTCGCAGGATGCTGTCTGGCGGCAGGTCGTAGTCAAGCGCTTTCGATGAAAAGCGCCATGTCTTGAACAGAAGCGGCAGCTCGATTTGTTGCGCAACCGCTGTTTTTAGGGGTTTTAACCCCGACGCCTTACCGATGGGGCGTCGGGGTTAAAACCCCTCCTACAGACAAAGCGCACATGCTGCGCATTCGCGAAAATCCAGGGACCCGCAGCAACCCGCGTCCGCACCAACGCCTGCACGCCGCACTACGCCGCTGCGGCACGCACCAATGCAGCGTAGGTTTCCGGCAACTGCCGCATATGCCCAATGACCGCGGCTACGCCGAGTTGGCGCAACGTTTCGGCGTGGCCCGAGGGGATATGCGCCGCGCCGGTGAAGCCGATCACCGTCATCCCTGCCGCCAGCGCCGCGCTGGCGCCGGTGGCGCTGTCCTCGATCACCAGGCAACGCGCCGCCGCCGCGCCCAGCGTGCGCGCGGCCAGCAGATAGACGTCCGGCGCCGGCTTCGGCCGCGCCACCATGTCGGCGCTGAAGATGTGGCCGCCCACCCGCTCGGCGAGTCCGGCACGCGCCACCGACGCCACCACGCTGTGGCGCAGGCTGTTGGAAGCGACCGCCAGCGGCAGCGGGATCGCCAGCAGCGCCTCGCGGACGCCGGCGATCGGCTGCACCTCGGCGGCGATCAAGGCTTCCGAGCGCGTACGGATCTCGTCGAACAGGCCTGGCGGCAAGCGCACCGCGAAATGCCGTTGCACCCGCTCCACGATCTCTTGCGCGATCTGGCCGAAGCTGCCGGCCAGGAAGGCCTCCAACGCGGCCCGAGGCACATACGCGCCCAGCGCATCGAGCATGACCCGGTCGGCCAGCACCTCACTGTCGACGAGCACGCCGTCGCAGTCGCTGATCAACAGGTCGAAGGGTGTCGCCGTCATCGCAGGCTCCTCGGTGAAACCCGCATTATGCCAAGCTGCGCATGTACGCTGTCTGCGCGCGCAAGCGCAAGCCGGGCATGGATACCTGCCACGCGCCACCCACACGTGTGGCGCCTTGCGCAAGCAGGCCGCCGCCGCGCTCACGGCGCAGACAGTAAAAGTCGGGGACATTCGTAATGTGAGCCGCTCAAAGCGGCTGGCGGGGGCGCTAGTGTGGTGTCTCACAAATAATATGAACTATGTAGCAACTTGGCTGTCGAAGTGTTTTCCGTGTAAGAGCCTGTTCAAAGTCGTTCCTGATTCCCCACATCATGCATCCGGCGTTGCCCTTGGATACGGCAGCGGTGGCGTAGGCCCCGCCGCGAAGATCCATCGCCGCACCATGGCGGCCAAGTCCAAGGGCCGGTTGAAGCGGCAGCACAATTCGGACAGGCAGCGGGCAGCGCTGCAGGTCCTTGGGCCGCCGTGCATGATAGGTGCCATGCAAGGCGCTTTTGACGTTGCCCAGCTAAGGTATTGACCCAGGCCAAGGCCGGCTCGGTCGGCCCCCCCGCTGCCGGTGACGATGGCCGTGCGCAGGCAGCGGGCCTGGGTAATCGCCGCAACGCTGCGCAGCCGGTCGGACGCCCCGCGGCTACCGGGCAGCAGCGCGCGATTGCCAGGTCGGCTGTGCGGAAACCGGCCAGCCGTTCCATGCGCATGGCGATCGGATGGCCTTCAGGGCTGCACTGCACGGCGGCCACGAAGGGCGTCTTGCCCGGACTGGCCCGGCCGCGGCCCTGTCCGCGACGCTCGCCGCCCCGGTAGGCGTGGTGCAACCGGATATCGCCTTGCAAGGGCCGGTCGGCATCGCGCTCGACCATGACCTGCATCAGGTTGTGCTTGAGCAGCCAGGCGGTGTTGTCGCCGCCGCCCAGTTGCCGGCGCCAGGCCAGGGCCGAGAGGCCGTTCTTGTGCTGGGCGAGCAGGGACATGGCCAAGAACCAGGTCCGCGGCGGCAGTTTGGCGGCTGTGCTGCCAACGGCGCGGGGCGTGATCTACGTCCATGGCGCAGAGGGCGGAACGCCCGGCGGCCTGGCGTGGACGACCCTGCGAGGCCGCTGGCCGATCATGCAGGCGGTATCCCGGCGCGCAACGACCATCAGCTCCGATCTGGGCGGCAATGCCACTTGGGGCAACTCGACAGTCGTCGATGCGATCGGGAAAGCGCAAGGCGTCCTGCTGGCCCAGCCCGGCGTCGCCCAACAGCCGGTGGGCATGTTGTGTCAGTCGATGGGCGCAACCGGCGGCATCGCCTGGGCCGCTGCGAACCGTGCGCGCGTGAGTCGCGTAGTGCTGCTGATCCCCGCTCTCAACATCCAAGAGATCGCCGCCAACAGCAAATTACCGCGCGCACATGACACAGCCTATGGCGGTGCGTACGTGGAGGAACGCGATGGTCCCACGCACAGCCCTCTGACGATAGCCAAGGCAGGTAAGCTGGCGGGCCTGCCGATCCAGTTGTGGTGCGGGGACATGGACACGCTGGGCGAGCCCGAGTTCGTCCTGCAATTTGCGGAAGCAGTCGGCGCGACCTGCGAGTTACGCAAGATGCATGGCGGGCATGCCGAGGAAACCGTCTACAACATGGATCCCGAGCCCATTGCAGAATTCCTGGGGGATGCGTGATCCAGCGCGGCAAGGCACAATCTGCGGGATGAAGATCATTGTCTTGCTGTGTTTCCTCGCCGCCCCTTTCGCAGCGGCCGCTGTCGGCCTGCCTGAGGCCGATAATTGCCTTGCAGAGGTGAAGCACGATCTCCGGTTGGCCTGGCCGCAGAACCAAACGATCAACATCGTAGCGTTCGGCCATAGCGTTCCGGCGGGCTACTTTGCGACGCCATACGTCCACACCCGAGAAGCCTTCCAAGGTTGGTCGCCGATGGCTTGGCGCAGGCATACCCCACAGCGGTGTTGAACGTCATAACATCGGCCGTCGGTGGAGAGACCTCCGATCAGGGCGCGCAGCGCTTCCGCGCACAGGTTCTCGGCCACTCCCCGCGCGTGGCGACGATCGACTACGGACTCAACGATCGTGCGCTGAACATAGAGAAGTCGCGTGCCAATTTGTTGAACATGATTCGCGAAGCCCGGAGGGCGAACGCCTGCGCCATCTTGTTGACGCCGAGCCTGGACCTTCAAGGAGATCCGCCATCGTTCAAATCGACGCTGATCGAGCAGGTGGACATGATCCGCCCGTTGGTGAAGACTGAGAAAGTGCCATTGGCGGACAGCTATGCGGCGTTCCGAGCCTACAAAGGAAGTCCCCAAGACTTGATGGCCCAGCCCAACCACCCTGGCGCGAAGGGGCACAAGATCATCGCCGAGCAGATATTGAAGTTGCTGAAATAGGAGTTTTCTACCCGCCGGCGGCCGCTTCGCCGATACCGCCAGACCGGCCGCCGCGCGATCCTGGTCATGCCGGATGCGGGCCCAATGGCCGCTCAACCCGCGTGGCGCCTGAGCAGCGCCGGGCCGGCGCCTGACCACTTTCGGATCGAGCAATTGCGGAAATTCGCGCGGGTTGCGGAAAACAGGGCTTCGCGGAGAAGCCCGTCAGATATGGAGGCCTGGGTCGGAATTGAACCGGCGTACGCGGATTTGCAGTCCGCTGCATAACCACTCTGCCACCAGGCCGGTGGACGGGATTCCAGCCGAAACCGCCAGCGACGGTGTCCGACAAAACAAAGCCCCGCTGACGGGGCTCCGTTGAATCTGGAGCGGGAAACGAGACACTCGATTCCGATCCAACTCCTTGATCCATAGGAGGTTTGTCAGGCAAACCTCGATTGGAAGACGTCTATTATGTACTACTTTTGCGGGGCTGGCCAAGTCCCCGGATCAAATCTCTTCCACGCCTCTGGTAGTTCGGCGCGCCGTCGCTCCGAATTTAGGATTCAGATCCCCGCTGCTGACTACATCGACAACGGCGGAGCGCGCTGCTGGTCGTGTGTGCGTTGCGGCTCTGCGGTCTGATGCATGGCCGGCAGTGTGGCTGGCAGTGTGCTGCGGAGACCGGCGATCCAACACCCGCCGGTCATG encodes:
- the nfi gene encoding deoxyribonuclease V (cleaves DNA at apurinic or apyrimidinic sites); its protein translation is MDTALHKVFGDWDGSIVQARALQATLARQVRLQDELADLPRWLAGFDVGFEDEGRITRAAAVLIDTETLLPQQAEIARVPTSMAYVPGLLSFRELPALLAALALLRQRPDLVFVDGQGIAHPRRFGIAAHFGVVSGLPGIGVAKKLLAGRYDEPGPQAGDRSPIVHRGETVGWALRSKPRCNPLIVSPGHRVAVDSALDWTLRYLRGYRLPEPTRLADRLASRRGEVAVQAAGAGQLF
- a CDS encoding SGNH/GDSL hydrolase family protein, which produces MVADGLAQAYPTAVLNVITSAVGGETSDQGAQRFRAQVLGHSPRVATIDYGLNDRALNIEKSRANLLNMIREARRANACAILLTPSLDLQGDPPSFKSTLIEQVDMIRPLVKTEKVPLADSYAAFRAYKGSPQDLMAQPNHPGAKGHKIIAEQILKLLK
- a CDS encoding pirin family protein, whose product is MPTLIVPRVHDIGGFEVRRAVPSVQARSVGPFVFVDHMGPAVFEPGRGMDVRPHPHIGLATVTFLWSGEIGHRDTLGSDQVIHAGDVNWMTAGRGIAHSERTPAPQRSRSHPLHGMQTWVALPKSAEETVPAFYNHAVASLPQQRRDGVWLRVIAGRAYGEESPVRVFADTLNVALDLDADAELDLDSGHAQRSLYVLEGQAQLDGVDIPARHLVLPERGARGRLRAKTPLKTMLMGGEPLDGPRHLWWNFVASSPERIEQAKQDWRAGRFGLIPGDDQEFIPLPEPGR
- a CDS encoding HAD-IA family hydrolase, with protein sequence MTATPFDLLISDCDGVLVDSEVLADRVMLDALGAYVPRAALEAFLAGSFGQIAQEIVERVQRHFAVRLPPGLFDEIRTRSEALIAAEVQPIAGVREALLAIPLPLAVASNSLRHSVVASVARAGLAERVGGHIFSADMVARPKPAPDVYLLAARTLGAAAARCLVIEDSATGASAALAAGMTVIGFTGAAHIPSGHAETLRQLGVAAVIGHMRQLPETYAALVRAAAA
- a CDS encoding carbon starvation CstA family protein, which translates into the protein MKGFSKLAWAALAVLAAFCLGTIALRRGEHINALWIVVAAVSIYLIAYRFYSLFIATRVMQLDPTRATPAVVNHDGLDYVPTNKHVLFGHHFAAIAGAGPLVGPVLAAQMGYLPGLLWLVVGVVFAGAVQDFVVLFLSSRRNGRSLGDLVREEMGQVPGTIALFGAFMIMIIILAVLAMVVVKALAESPWGMFTVIATMPIAILMGVYMRYIRPGRIGEISIVGLILLLAAIWFGGKVAADPTWGPAFTFTDVQITWMLIGYGFVASVLPVWLLLAPRDYLSTFLKIGTIIALAIGILVVMPDLKMPALTQYAHNGMGPVWTGGIFPFLFITIACGAVSGFHALISSGTTPKLLANEGHMRYIGYGGMLMESFVAVMALVAASIIEPGVYFAMNAPASMVGSDVVAVAAKVSEWGFAITPDVLEATARDIGETTILARAGGAPTLAVGIAQILHQLLPGEDMMAFWYHFAILFEALFILTAVDAGTRAGRFMLQDLLGNFVPALKRTESWAANIVATGGCVALWGYLLYTGVKDPYGGIRTLWPLFGISNQMLAGIALMLGTVVLFKMKRDRYAWVTIVPALWLLICTTYAGLIKIFDPNPAQGFLAQAHKFQDAIASGTITAPAKTLPQMQQIVTNAYVNTGLTALFLFVVFSILIYAVKTILAARRNPQRSDKETAYVALQPHQMADV
- a CDS encoding pirin family protein; translated protein: MTDTTTAVPARILRAIRGHATADGDGVKLTRVIGGAELPELDPFLLLDEFGTDRAEDYIGGFPSHPHRGFETVTYMLDGRMRHQDNHGNEGLLTPGSVQWMTAGRGLVHSEMPEQESGRMRGFQLWVNLPARDKMGAPRYQEFAPERIPLTQPAPGVAVKVIAGQVGDVAGPIAQPATDPLYLDIALAAGVRWDYVLPAGHNAFAYAYEGAATLGEGESARALPAQTLAVLGGGDLLQLQAGAAGARLIVVAGRPLREPVARHGPFVMNTRQELMQAFVDFREGRF
- a CDS encoding YbdD/YjiX family protein, whose protein sequence is MSNDLVPVGHYQAHRRLWRRLVQTARLCCGIPDYDNYVRHVLEKHPERQPMDYKSFFRERQEARYGGKSGFRCC